The following proteins are encoded in a genomic region of Leptospira wolbachii serovar Codice str. CDC:
- the rnc gene encoding ribonuclease III, translated as MPNSIRIKLPPERISSLKELQSLTKTQFKDISLLHLAFVHRSFANEDSDRYLSDNERLEFLGDSVLGILAAEFLYQSLPKGKEGKLAKLKSKMVSAPAIAKLARSYRFPEFLLLGRGEREKGESNTNLQADSFEAFLGALYLDQGLASCRKFLTPHFQVMEKGVDDAEETKDYKTILQEFCQKKWKKIPEYSVMKEEGPDHDKEFLVSVLCENHFQTSGDGKNKRRAEQMAAKAALRFLKIL; from the coding sequence TTGCCGAACTCGATTCGTATCAAACTTCCCCCCGAAAGAATTTCCTCTCTCAAAGAACTTCAATCCCTTACAAAAACACAGTTTAAGGATATTTCTCTTCTCCACCTAGCATTTGTTCACAGGTCATTCGCAAACGAAGACTCAGATCGTTATCTTTCTGATAATGAACGTTTAGAGTTTTTAGGAGACTCCGTTCTTGGTATCCTTGCGGCCGAATTTTTATACCAATCCCTTCCGAAAGGAAAAGAAGGAAAACTGGCCAAACTAAAAAGCAAAATGGTGTCGGCCCCGGCGATTGCGAAACTCGCTAGATCCTACAGATTCCCTGAATTTTTACTTCTAGGCAGAGGGGAGAGAGAAAAGGGGGAATCCAATACCAATCTCCAAGCAGATAGCTTTGAGGCCTTTCTGGGGGCACTGTATCTTGACCAAGGCCTTGCGAGTTGCCGTAAATTCCTTACTCCCCATTTCCAGGTGATGGAGAAGGGTGTGGATGATGCAGAAGAGACAAAAGATTATAAAACCATTTTACAGGAATTTTGCCAAAAGAAATGGAAAAAAATACCTGAATATTCCGTTATGAAAGAAGAGGGTCCTGACCACGACAAAGAGTTCCTTGTCTCTGTTCTTTGCGAAAATCACTTCCAAACCAGTGGGGATGGAAAGAACAAACGTCGGGCAGAACAGATGGCAGCTAAGGCAGCTCTCCGCTTTTTAAAAATACTATGA
- the acpP gene encoding acyl carrier protein produces MADFEKIKSIIVEQLGVDESEVTPEAHFINDLGADSLDTVELVMTLEEEFGVEISDEDAEKIQTVGDVIKFIDKLKG; encoded by the coding sequence ATGGCAGATTTCGAAAAAATTAAGTCAATCATCGTAGAACAACTTGGTGTTGATGAATCAGAAGTTACACCTGAAGCTCACTTCATCAATGATCTTGGTGCTGACTCTCTTGATACAGTTGAACTAGTTATGACTCTTGAAGAAGAGTTTGGTGTGGAGATTTCTGATGAAGACGCAGAAAAAATCCAAACCGTAGGCGATGTAATTAAATTCATCGATAAACTTAAGGGGTAA
- a CDS encoding rhodanese-like protein: MIQKWTRTLTAFLLLSFSVSCVDKKEDNNTLLAALLYLAANQIKVNTASDLVNESAADYNQNNWGLITPQTLARFVSNWPANKPSHITGNLIILQTDAADRVAGGAASPYVAENPNQGVYVYLLDDYKPADLPSGGFRFNQTRDTGLFSNSVRYQANGQFVDDWLKTFGINLSKDLVVFTVGTGNGIASGAYPAKAVGAGAVQDVTRGVYWLRYWGADIKNLAIVNGNLNKKATGAGIPLSASRSGINLERNGGFSVKHLRVDNTVLTLGLEDIYEIAKTGGNANLWGLTAKQQIIDARPAAQYDGTAQGLNVPRNALVVNPGSAAYITTSYQSSGAPSASAGNQTFVPFEGSIKSSKTFPWSDLLKDNADGYEYLDKAALKTLFDTTRAVYTPGTTIVSQCRTNFEAQVNGFASLNILGYPTVYYDGSLVEWTALVAGHGTSAINQVPADFKWRTDTASLSNFLWYNEPTHVVRPTVNLTATTTKKFIQEDKAYKY; this comes from the coding sequence ATGATTCAAAAATGGACCCGAACACTCACTGCCTTCCTCCTACTTTCCTTCTCGGTTTCTTGTGTCGATAAGAAAGAAGACAACAATACTTTACTGGCAGCTTTACTTTACTTGGCTGCCAACCAAATCAAAGTCAATACGGCGAGCGATTTAGTAAATGAATCGGCCGCTGATTACAACCAAAACAACTGGGGGCTCATCACTCCGCAGACTTTGGCACGTTTTGTAAGTAACTGGCCTGCCAACAAACCAAGTCATATCACGGGAAACCTGATCATCTTACAAACAGATGCGGCAGATCGTGTCGCTGGTGGAGCGGCTTCTCCTTATGTAGCGGAGAACCCAAACCAGGGTGTTTATGTTTATCTACTAGACGATTACAAACCAGCAGATTTGCCAAGTGGTGGATTTCGATTCAACCAGACCAGAGACACAGGTCTATTCTCAAACTCAGTTCGTTACCAAGCAAATGGTCAGTTTGTAGATGATTGGCTAAAAACCTTTGGAATCAATCTCTCTAAGGACTTGGTTGTTTTTACTGTTGGAACAGGAAATGGAATCGCTTCTGGTGCTTATCCTGCAAAAGCCGTGGGGGCAGGTGCCGTACAAGATGTAACACGTGGTGTTTATTGGCTACGATACTGGGGAGCTGATATCAAAAACCTAGCCATTGTAAATGGAAACCTGAACAAAAAGGCAACAGGTGCAGGAATCCCTCTTTCGGCAAGTCGATCCGGAATCAACTTAGAAAGAAACGGTGGATTTTCCGTAAAACATCTGCGAGTCGACAACACTGTCCTGACTTTGGGACTAGAAGATATTTATGAAATCGCAAAAACAGGAGGAAATGCAAATCTCTGGGGACTTACCGCCAAACAACAAATTATCGATGCAAGACCGGCGGCTCAGTATGATGGGACAGCACAGGGTCTAAATGTGCCAAGAAATGCCCTTGTTGTGAATCCAGGAAGCGCTGCCTATATCACAACTTCCTATCAGTCTTCTGGCGCACCGTCAGCATCAGCAGGGAACCAAACGTTTGTTCCGTTCGAAGGAAGTATCAAATCCTCCAAAACATTTCCTTGGTCAGACCTTCTTAAGGACAATGCGGATGGATACGAATACTTAGACAAAGCAGCTCTTAAAACTCTTTTTGATACAACAAGAGCAGTTTACACTCCGGGAACAACGATCGTCAGCCAATGCCGAACCAACTTTGAAGCACAAGTAAACGGATTTGCCTCTTTGAATATTCTCGGATACCCAACCGTATACTATGATGGGTCTCTTGTGGAATGGACAGCTCTTGTAGCAGGACATGGAACAAGTGCCATCAACCAAGTACCAGCTGATTTTAAATGGAGAACTGATACAGCAAGTTTATCGAACTTCCTTTGGTACAATGAACCTACGCATGTGGTTCGTCCCACTGTAAATCTCACTGCAACCACTACAAAAAAATTCATTCAAGAAGATAAGGCTTATAAGTACTAA
- a CDS encoding DUF1538 domain-containing protein, whose product MARNEKEESIHIGLRETITLILPYFQKKLWGQIKAVIWIVLYLALFQLFVLRIPIKEAGLITFGISAVVLGLTFFLEGLLLGLMPLGEALGLRLPQKLGLFSIIVFSVLMGVGATLAEPAISILKACGSKVAPWDAPLLYFLLNEGSHFLYLSIAIGVGVSVVFGMLRFLFGFSLMRILVPTIFILLGVSIYAYFDENLKFISGLAWDSGAVTTGPVTVPLVVALGIGISKVAEKNEQSSAYGVVTLASLFPILSVFLVGMYFSEKLPKPMPEEIFFKQGITSEQAKLLLGDSHGVPLRKKTSLTLTSNPKEFYQKAKDNIVDALQMAMRAILPISIFLLLFLTFIIREKIPYPEEVFLGIGFSVIGLTIFNFGIIFGLNKLGDQVGGKLPSTFRSIELVDSTKFIPNFNPKSVLKAVNEEGKEEKFFYLKERKSYTGIPYHEENWNQKSKIYEYVPIHGPIFGKEDNLLGYLVVLVFAFFLGYSATLAEPALSALGNAVEETTVGTFRKSLLIQSVAIGVGLGTLLGMLKILLEIPLVWIIVPVYLFLLILNTFSKSEFIDIAWDSAGVTTGPITVPLIIAMGLGIGNQMGTVDGFGVLAAASAFPILSVLLMGMIVEKSRKLSLRDSELKEK is encoded by the coding sequence ATGGCAAGGAATGAAAAAGAAGAATCCATTCATATTGGACTTCGAGAGACAATTACCCTAATACTACCTTACTTTCAGAAAAAACTTTGGGGCCAAATCAAAGCCGTCATCTGGATTGTCTTATACCTTGCACTCTTTCAATTATTTGTCCTGCGAATTCCTATCAAAGAAGCAGGACTCATTACCTTTGGAATTTCTGCCGTTGTCCTTGGGCTTACCTTTTTTTTGGAAGGATTACTTTTGGGACTTATGCCTTTGGGTGAAGCACTAGGGCTTCGATTGCCTCAAAAGTTGGGCCTCTTTAGTATCATTGTGTTTTCCGTTCTCATGGGGGTAGGTGCCACATTGGCCGAACCTGCCATTTCCATACTGAAAGCCTGCGGTAGCAAAGTGGCACCTTGGGACGCGCCTCTACTTTACTTTTTACTCAATGAAGGTTCCCACTTTCTTTATCTATCGATAGCCATCGGAGTCGGAGTCTCTGTGGTTTTTGGGATGTTACGATTTTTGTTTGGATTTTCTCTGATGAGAATTCTTGTTCCTACCATATTTATATTGTTAGGTGTGAGTATATATGCATACTTCGATGAGAACTTAAAATTCATTTCTGGTCTTGCTTGGGATTCAGGAGCTGTGACAACAGGACCCGTAACCGTACCACTTGTTGTGGCTTTAGGGATTGGGATCTCCAAAGTAGCTGAAAAAAATGAACAAAGTAGTGCTTATGGAGTTGTGACACTAGCTTCCCTATTTCCAATCCTTTCTGTATTTCTTGTGGGAATGTACTTTTCGGAAAAACTGCCAAAACCCATGCCGGAAGAGATTTTTTTCAAACAAGGAATTACATCGGAGCAAGCAAAACTCTTGCTTGGTGATTCTCACGGAGTTCCTCTCAGGAAAAAAACATCCTTAACACTCACTTCCAATCCAAAAGAATTTTATCAAAAGGCAAAAGACAATATTGTCGATGCTTTACAGATGGCGATGCGCGCCATCCTTCCCATTTCCATTTTCCTGCTTCTGTTTTTGACTTTTATTATCAGAGAAAAAATTCCTTATCCGGAAGAGGTTTTTTTAGGAATAGGTTTTTCTGTTATTGGTCTTACTATCTTTAACTTTGGAATTATTTTTGGATTGAACAAACTAGGAGACCAAGTCGGTGGAAAACTTCCCTCTACCTTTCGTTCCATTGAACTTGTAGACTCCACAAAATTCATTCCTAACTTCAATCCCAAGTCTGTGTTAAAAGCAGTGAATGAAGAAGGAAAAGAAGAAAAATTCTTTTATCTTAAAGAACGTAAATCCTATACAGGAATTCCCTACCACGAAGAAAACTGGAACCAAAAAAGTAAAATATATGAATATGTTCCTATCCATGGACCCATCTTTGGGAAGGAAGACAATTTACTTGGTTACTTAGTTGTTTTAGTTTTTGCTTTCTTTCTAGGATATAGCGCTACTCTCGCAGAACCAGCATTATCTGCTCTTGGGAATGCGGTTGAAGAAACAACAGTTGGAACCTTTCGCAAATCCCTCTTGATCCAATCTGTTGCTATTGGAGTGGGTTTAGGTACACTTCTAGGAATGTTAAAGATTTTACTTGAGATCCCACTGGTTTGGATTATTGTCCCAGTCTATCTCTTCCTACTTATCTTAAATACATTCAGCAAATCCGAGTTTATTGATATTGCTTGGGATAGTGCAGGAGTGACAACAGGCCCCATAACCGTTCCCCTCATCATCGCGATGGGGCTTGGGATCGGCAACCAGATGGGAACTGTGGATGGGTTTGGCGTTCTTGCGGCAGCCTCCGCCTTCCCTATTTTATCCGTTCTTCTGATGGGGATGATTGTAGAAAAATCCCGCAAACTCTCGTTACGTGATTCGGAACTAAAAGAGAAATAA
- a CDS encoding P-II family nitrogen regulator, giving the protein MNSKRKAIRITAIVHRDLTDLVISALKRNKIHYFYMEPGRYPVLAKRGWLLFDFYQNHSIIDTPVTIFEVACEPIAENFLLTLFRDAAELNVPGHGSVYSETIDLHSSVPTDYIFTIEEKNKAIGFSGLTGVFCILPRGSAEPIARLILQNGVAVPTISYGTGTGLRDQLGLLRITIPKEKEILKIVVHSSDAEHAMDFIIEVGRLDLPGRGFIFEFPIGRGLLNTKVSLEGPKQAASMDQIISALDQLYGNMDWRKKSNQFRQSTRQRNYFEGVNVVLNCKEESIESALVSLRKVGVSSSTISLNKLMHSQSELNAFTPAREVANLLIPKKNLPEVISVLEGIGFFGEETEGIAYTMEIPRAFSYQSKLTKKK; this is encoded by the coding sequence ATGAATTCAAAACGAAAAGCCATAAGAATCACTGCGATCGTTCACAGAGACCTAACAGATCTCGTTATCTCTGCTTTAAAAAGAAATAAAATTCATTATTTTTATATGGAACCAGGAAGATATCCAGTCCTTGCCAAACGAGGTTGGTTGTTATTCGACTTTTACCAAAACCATTCCATTATTGATACACCTGTTACCATTTTTGAAGTCGCTTGCGAACCAATAGCAGAAAACTTTTTACTCACACTGTTTCGTGATGCAGCGGAATTAAATGTTCCGGGACATGGAAGTGTGTATTCAGAGACAATTGATTTACACAGTTCTGTTCCTACCGACTATATTTTTACAATAGAAGAAAAAAACAAAGCCATTGGATTTTCAGGGCTCACTGGAGTTTTTTGTATCCTTCCGCGCGGATCAGCAGAACCCATCGCTCGTTTGATTTTACAAAACGGAGTTGCCGTTCCTACCATTAGTTATGGAACCGGGACAGGTTTACGCGACCAATTAGGGCTCTTACGAATCACCATTCCCAAAGAAAAAGAAATCTTAAAAATTGTTGTCCATTCGTCTGACGCAGAACATGCGATGGACTTTATCATTGAGGTAGGCAGACTAGATCTACCAGGTAGAGGATTTATTTTTGAATTTCCCATAGGCCGTGGATTGCTGAATACCAAGGTTAGCTTAGAAGGACCAAAACAAGCTGCCAGTATGGATCAAATCATCTCCGCATTGGACCAGTTATATGGGAACATGGATTGGAGAAAAAAATCCAACCAATTTAGGCAATCCACTCGCCAGAGGAACTATTTCGAAGGCGTTAATGTTGTTCTGAATTGCAAAGAAGAATCGATCGAATCTGCACTTGTTAGTTTACGAAAAGTTGGGGTTTCTAGTTCTACAATATCTTTAAACAAACTAATGCATTCACAAAGTGAACTGAATGCATTTACACCAGCAAGAGAGGTGGCGAACCTTCTTATTCCTAAAAAAAATCTTCCAGAAGTTATCTCTGTATTAGAAGGAATTGGTTTTTTTGGGGAAGAAACGGAAGGGATTGCTTACACAATGGAAATTCCAAGAGCGTTTTCTTACCAATCGAAACTGACTAAGAAAAAATAA
- the fabG gene encoding 3-oxoacyl-ACP reductase FabG, translating into MISLSGKTAIVTGGARGIGKATCLKLASLGANIVVADMNPEATNATAEELKSKGYKAIAVVANVSVEEDAQKLIDSAKKEFGTVDILVNNAGITRDTLLMRMKKEQWDAVIAVNLTGTYLCTQAAIKVMMKQENGGSIINLSSISGENGNIGQTNYSASKAGVIGFTKAVALEMASRKVRCNAIAPGFIATEMTEAIPENIRHGMVQAIPLKRAGLPEDIANGIAFLASDASSFITGHILDINGGGFLPGGGH; encoded by the coding sequence ATGATTAGTTTATCAGGAAAAACAGCCATCGTAACAGGTGGAGCGAGAGGAATTGGAAAAGCAACTTGTTTGAAACTTGCTTCTCTTGGAGCCAACATCGTTGTAGCGGATATGAACCCAGAGGCAACCAATGCTACTGCGGAAGAATTAAAATCCAAAGGTTATAAAGCAATTGCCGTAGTGGCGAATGTTTCTGTTGAAGAAGATGCACAAAAACTAATTGATTCTGCGAAAAAAGAATTCGGAACTGTCGACATCCTAGTGAACAACGCAGGAATCACTCGTGATACTCTCCTTATGAGAATGAAAAAAGAGCAGTGGGATGCTGTGATTGCAGTAAACCTTACTGGAACTTACCTTTGTACACAAGCAGCCATCAAAGTGATGATGAAACAAGAAAACGGTGGATCGATCATCAATCTTTCCTCTATCTCTGGTGAAAACGGAAACATTGGACAAACAAATTACTCTGCATCCAAAGCTGGTGTGATTGGTTTTACAAAGGCTGTGGCTCTTGAGATGGCTTCTAGAAAAGTTCGTTGTAATGCGATCGCTCCGGGTTTTATCGCTACTGAAATGACAGAAGCAATCCCTGAAAATATCAGACATGGTATGGTCCAAGCAATTCCACTCAAACGAGCAGGTCTTCCTGAAGACATCGCAAACGGAATTGCATTCTTAGCATCTGACGCATCTTCCTTCATCACTGGACATATCTTAGATATTAATGGTGGTGGATTTTTACCAGGTGGCGGTCACTAA
- the plsX gene encoding phosphate acyltransferase PlsX — protein sequence MWVAVDAMSGDYGPEGIVEGAVLAVREFGLSVSLVGDEQELLDILLKFDYDTEKIRVIHSTEIIGMNDSPSIAVRAMEDSSVVKAVRLVADKECIGVFSPGNTGATMAAALLHLGRLPGVLRPPIAAHIPREEGPPVLLLDAGANVDCKPEYLAQFAVMGEIYARELFGIQNPKVGILSNGEEDKKGNTVSIKTFDLLKKIPFNFVGNVEGRDLYGGGREVDVVVCDGFIGNIVLKATEGLAKSIFNVLKNSIRHSSLAKTGALLLKSTFTAVKKRLDYAEYGGALLLGVEGICMIGHGSSNALAVKNAVRVIAECAKHGINDRIRTRLSEYKTLLSDSV from the coding sequence ATGTGGGTCGCCGTGGACGCGATGAGCGGAGATTACGGCCCCGAAGGTATCGTCGAGGGCGCGGTTCTGGCAGTACGAGAATTCGGACTGTCGGTTTCTCTCGTCGGCGACGAACAAGAGTTACTTGATATCCTGTTAAAATTTGATTATGACACAGAAAAAATCCGTGTCATTCATTCTACTGAGATTATCGGTATGAATGATTCTCCTTCAATAGCAGTCCGCGCTATGGAGGATTCTTCCGTAGTCAAAGCAGTTCGTTTAGTAGCAGATAAAGAATGTATCGGTGTGTTTTCTCCGGGAAACACAGGTGCTACTATGGCCGCCGCATTGTTACATCTCGGTCGCCTACCTGGCGTTCTGCGCCCCCCCATTGCTGCCCACATTCCACGAGAGGAAGGACCACCTGTCCTTTTGTTAGATGCCGGTGCCAATGTTGATTGTAAACCTGAATACTTAGCTCAGTTTGCAGTCATGGGTGAAATTTATGCCCGTGAACTTTTTGGAATCCAAAATCCGAAAGTCGGAATCCTCTCCAATGGGGAAGAAGACAAAAAGGGAAATACAGTTTCTATTAAAACCTTTGATCTCTTAAAAAAAATCCCGTTTAACTTTGTAGGAAACGTAGAAGGCCGCGATCTTTATGGTGGCGGGCGAGAAGTGGACGTTGTTGTTTGCGATGGTTTTATTGGGAACATTGTTCTTAAAGCAACAGAAGGACTTGCCAAATCTATATTCAATGTTTTAAAGAATTCTATTAGACATTCAAGCCTTGCGAAAACCGGTGCTTTACTTTTAAAATCAACCTTTACGGCTGTAAAAAAACGGTTAGACTATGCGGAATATGGCGGCGCCCTTCTTCTTGGTGTAGAAGGGATTTGTATGATTGGGCATGGTTCTTCAAATGCTTTGGCAGTGAAAAATGCTGTTCGCGTGATTGCCGAGTGCGCCAAACACGGGATCAACGATCGGATTCGAACAAGGCTTAGCGAATATAAAACTCTTTTGAGTGATTCGGTTTAA
- the rpmF gene encoding 50S ribosomal protein L32, with translation MAVPKRRKSKSKVRTKRAHHAIGKPNLNPCSNCGSFVLSHRVCPYCGFYKGKLVVAQKVKKTTEDN, from the coding sequence ATGGCAGTCCCAAAGAGACGTAAATCAAAATCGAAAGTTAGAACGAAAAGAGCCCATCACGCGATAGGCAAACCTAACTTAAACCCGTGTTCCAATTGTGGTTCATTTGTTCTGTCCCACCGTGTTTGCCCTTATTGCGGTTTTTATAAGGGAAAACTCGTAGTCGCTCAAAAAGTTAAAAAAACGACCGAAGATAACTAA
- the hisG gene encoding ATP phosphoribosyltransferase, whose product MLTLALPKGRLAEETAVLLLSKGWLSSLPSEGSKELTFVSEDKRLRLLFVRSQDVCTYVEEAAADAGIVGWDILREGGFDLIAPVDLKLGACRLSLASFPDFDLFAKRSKVRVATKYPNLTREYFFSKGISCEIIKLYGSIELAPIVGLSDCIVDLVSTGGTLKANGLKEFESILYSTARLVCNRSAFYHKHTELRSLIESLEN is encoded by the coding sequence ATGTTGACTTTGGCTCTTCCGAAAGGTAGGCTTGCCGAAGAAACTGCAGTTCTTTTGTTATCCAAAGGATGGCTAAGCTCCTTGCCATCCGAGGGTTCGAAGGAACTCACCTTTGTTTCGGAAGACAAACGTCTCCGCCTTTTATTTGTCAGATCCCAAGATGTTTGCACTTATGTAGAAGAAGCCGCAGCCGATGCCGGAATTGTGGGTTGGGACATTCTAAGGGAAGGGGGATTTGATCTCATCGCTCCCGTGGATTTGAAACTGGGTGCGTGTCGACTCTCTCTCGCCTCTTTTCCCGACTTCGATCTCTTTGCCAAACGTTCCAAAGTGCGCGTAGCCACCAAATATCCCAACCTAACCCGCGAGTATTTTTTCTCGAAAGGGATCTCTTGTGAAATCATCAAACTTTATGGTTCGATTGAACTGGCTCCTATTGTGGGTCTTTCAGACTGTATTGTGGACTTAGTTTCCACTGGTGGGACCTTAAAAGCCAATGGCCTGAAGGAATTTGAGTCCATTTTATACAGTACAGCCCGTTTGGTATGCAATCGCTCCGCTTTTTATCACAAACACACCGAATTACGGTCTCTTATCGAGAGCCTAGAAAATTAA
- a CDS encoding tetratricopeptide repeat protein, whose protein sequence is MDKFHKKNPIEQKKQAELIQKDEFADFEGSKAELVFLKFTHFLARNRKSVFLSLASAIVVLAVIIGFFEYRAYLFEKETVTLEDLKLTHQKTKVGLDVQIQSLEAFLQNQSTGKMELRVWKDLSKLYAEKGEFGKAAGYLEDAAKKIDTPKEIKALYFYIAGNYREREKNNAKSLENYKIAATVIEPARELNGFKAWSYYQAGRLSYLNGDKAGAKQYLEKAVKLDVAESGEDVKLLSSYLLLKLGKN, encoded by the coding sequence ATGGATAAGTTTCATAAAAAAAACCCTATCGAACAAAAGAAACAGGCAGAACTCATCCAAAAGGATGAGTTCGCTGATTTTGAAGGTTCCAAAGCAGAATTAGTTTTTTTAAAGTTCACACATTTTTTAGCACGGAATCGTAAGTCTGTATTTCTCAGTCTTGCTTCCGCCATCGTTGTGTTAGCTGTCATTATCGGATTTTTCGAATACCGTGCTTACCTTTTTGAAAAAGAAACGGTGACACTGGAAGATTTGAAACTCACCCACCAAAAAACAAAAGTGGGTCTTGATGTTCAAATCCAAAGTTTGGAAGCATTTTTACAAAACCAAAGTACCGGTAAAATGGAACTTCGCGTTTGGAAAGACCTATCCAAACTTTATGCGGAGAAAGGGGAATTCGGAAAAGCAGCCGGATACCTAGAAGATGCTGCCAAAAAAATTGATACACCCAAAGAGATCAAAGCACTTTATTTTTACATTGCTGGCAATTACCGAGAACGGGAAAAAAACAACGCAAAGTCTTTAGAAAACTATAAGATTGCTGCGACCGTGATCGAACCTGCACGAGAACTGAATGGATTTAAGGCTTGGTCTTACTACCAAGCGGGCCGCTTGTCTTACCTTAACGGAGATAAGGCGGGTGCCAAACAGTATCTAGAAAAAGCAGTCAAACTAGACGTGGCCGAATCTGGAGAAGATGTGAAACTCCTCTCTAGTTATTTACTCCTCAAACTCGGGAAAAATTAA
- a CDS encoding 30S ribosomal protein S1 has protein sequence MNSTNPSSPKNETTSSFGELLEKWESQSQAQEQENSAGKGTLIEGTVVDVIGDTVFLDIGEKLEARVSREDFSETPKRGEKVSAIIKKRVDGYCVLSKKEADQRVGWETIKDASQNGYPLSGKIVGEVKNKGYLVESEGIQLFLPASHVGVRFKESTEGGKEFSFKIIELNEKTRTGVVSRKTLLDEINGEKWEELLGKVKVGDKVNGKVVKIANFGVFLSVYDVVGLLRQNDISYKKFAPFKQYFNIGAEVEVIVLEVDKENNKLSLGIKQLYEDPWIWAKKELEKGMVVRGIVTSLTNFGAFVELKEGLEGLIHTTELSWAKKPPHPKDVLKKSQEVDSEILDIDFEARRLSLGLKQLLPNPWEALSANVRAGNVLEGKITGITKYGAFVEVESGIEGLIHISDITWDEREKNPLNLLKKGQSVQYKILDVNLDAQRISCGLKQLSEHPYEALRKKYPPGTLVEGRVKSIVSFGVFVEVEPGYEGLVHISEIPDGRNIKLEDLYKVGESVRTVVVKIEPNNKKISLSIKDFDKAVEREEMAKYMKEDNQPSRESIGSFMNLNQNR, from the coding sequence TTGAATTCAACCAACCCATCCTCCCCCAAAAATGAGACCACTTCTTCCTTCGGCGAATTATTAGAGAAGTGGGAATCGCAGTCACAAGCACAAGAACAAGAGAACTCCGCAGGAAAAGGTACCCTCATTGAAGGGACTGTAGTCGATGTCATTGGTGACACTGTTTTCCTCGATATCGGAGAGAAATTGGAAGCTCGTGTTTCTCGTGAAGACTTCTCAGAAACGCCAAAACGCGGTGAGAAAGTCAGTGCGATCATTAAAAAGCGGGTCGACGGATACTGTGTCCTCTCCAAAAAAGAAGCGGACCAACGAGTTGGTTGGGAAACCATCAAAGACGCAAGTCAAAACGGATACCCACTTTCTGGTAAAATTGTTGGAGAAGTAAAAAATAAAGGATACCTCGTAGAAAGCGAAGGGATCCAACTTTTCCTTCCTGCCTCTCACGTAGGGGTAAGGTTCAAAGAATCCACAGAAGGTGGAAAAGAATTTTCATTCAAAATCATTGAATTAAATGAAAAGACGAGAACCGGTGTGGTCTCTCGCAAAACACTCCTCGACGAAATCAACGGCGAGAAGTGGGAAGAACTCCTCGGCAAAGTAAAAGTCGGAGACAAAGTGAACGGGAAAGTAGTGAAGATTGCCAACTTTGGTGTTTTCCTTTCTGTTTACGATGTAGTAGGGCTTCTTCGTCAAAACGATATTTCTTATAAAAAATTTGCTCCTTTCAAACAATACTTTAACATCGGTGCCGAAGTCGAAGTGATCGTTTTGGAAGTGGATAAAGAGAATAACAAACTCTCTTTGGGTATCAAACAACTTTATGAAGATCCATGGATTTGGGCTAAAAAAGAATTAGAAAAAGGTATGGTAGTTCGAGGAATCGTAACTTCTCTTACCAACTTCGGTGCTTTCGTAGAACTCAAAGAAGGATTGGAAGGACTCATCCATACGACAGAACTTTCTTGGGCAAAAAAACCGCCACATCCAAAAGATGTTTTGAAAAAAAGCCAAGAAGTTGATTCTGAAATTTTGGATATTGATTTTGAAGCAAGACGTTTGTCTCTTGGCCTCAAACAATTACTCCCTAACCCATGGGAAGCTCTCTCTGCTAACGTTCGTGCCGGAAACGTGCTCGAAGGTAAAATCACTGGAATCACTAAATACGGTGCTTTCGTGGAAGTAGAAAGTGGAATCGAAGGACTTATCCATATCTCAGACATTACTTGGGACGAAAGAGAAAAGAATCCATTAAACCTTCTGAAAAAAGGCCAATCGGTTCAGTATAAAATCCTTGATGTCAACTTAGATGCACAACGTATCAGCTGTGGTTTGAAACAACTTTCTGAACACCCTTATGAAGCTCTTCGCAAAAAATACCCACCGGGTACTCTTGTCGAAGGCCGTGTGAAATCCATTGTTAGTTTTGGTGTGTTTGTGGAAGTAGAACCAGGTTACGAAGGTCTTGTCCACATTTCTGAAATCCCAGATGGCCGTAACATCAAGTTAGAAGATCTTTACAAAGTGGGCGAATCCGTTCGCACAGTGGTTGTAAAAATCGAACCTAACAATAAGAAGATTTCTCTCTCTATCAAAGACTTTGATAAAGCGGTAGAACGTGAAGAGATGGCGAAATACATGAAGGAAGACAACCAACCTTCTCGTGAATCCATCGGTTCTTTTATGAATTTAAACCAAAACCGATAG